A DNA window from Salarias fasciatus chromosome 23 unlocalized genomic scaffold, fSalaFa1.1 super_scaffold_20, whole genome shotgun sequence contains the following coding sequences:
- the LOC115384017 gene encoding putative methyltransferase DDB_G0268948 gives MAVRLFEGKDHAVAYLQYRVMPQELISVVMGFMEKRTKSFHLAVDVGCGSGQGTALLAPFFTKVIGTDVSPAQLEMVPTNSSPPNVSYRQCPAEELPFESGEVDLVTAMTAAHWFDRERFLQEAYRVLRPGGCLALLSYTMDMELEYGDVSDALNDICKEFYAILFPYRNPHIGTNSVKIYTDMFDSCPYPDKEWNQCFRIKRTVTLNGFIGMVETFSNYQKFKQKDSAEAERLSSNFRDKLMSAMKASSPDAEVTMIVKYFYWLARKP, from the exons ATGGCTGTGAGGCTCTTCGAAGGGAAAGATCATGCAGTGGCCTATCTGCAGTACCGAGTGATGCCCCAGGAGCTGATCAGCGTCGTTATGGGCTTCATGGAAAAAAGG ACGAAGAGTTTCCACCTTGCAGTAGACGTTGGCTGCGGTTCAGGTCAAGGGACGGCCCTCCTAGCTCCGTTCTTCACCAAGGTGATTGGAACAGACGTCAGCCCTGCCCAGCTGGAGATGGTGCCCACCAATAGCAGCCCTCCCAATGTTTCATACAG ACAGTGTCCAGCCGAGGAGCTGCCCTTCGAGTCCGGGGAGGTGGACCTGGTGACGGCCATGACGGCGGCCCACTGGTTCGACCGCGAGCGCTTCCTGCAGGAAGCTTACCGGGTGCTGAGGCCGGGAGGCTGCCTGGCCCTACTCAGCTACACCATGGACATGGAGCTGGAGTACGGGGACGTCTCCGACGCCCTCAACGACATCTGCAAAGAG TTCTACGCCATTCTGTTTCCATACCGAAACCCCCACATCGGAACGAACTCCGTGAAGATCTACACAGACATGTTCGACTCCTGTCCTTACCCCGACAAAGAGTG GAACCAATGTTTCCGCATTAAGAGGACCGTGACGCTGAACGGCTTCATCGGCATGGTGGAGACCTTCTCCAACTACCAGAAGTTCAAACAAAAGGACTCTGCCGAGGCCGAGCGGCTCTCCTCCAACTTCCGAGACAA GTTGATGTCCGCCATGAAGGCGTCGTCTCCGGACGCGGAAGTTACAATGATTGTGAAGTACTTCTACTGGCTGGCACGGAAACCGTGA
- the LOC115384018 gene encoding receptor activity-modifying protein 1-like, translating to MAPERASLLLLLMAAQVFPSVSGCNRGLYERIISDFCLAKFRFDMEGVDPGLWCSWMDTQEIYGGLTNCTYQVALRMDCFWPNHIVDHFFMQVHRLYFHDCALTGRLLHDPPVAVLAPFIAVPVLITLVMTALVVWRSKRTEGVL from the exons CTCAAGTCTTTCCATCCGTGTCCGGCTGCAACAGAGGACTCTACGAGAGGATCATCAGCGATTTCTGCTTGGCTAAGTTCAGATTTGACATGGAGGGAGTGGATCCAGGACTGTGGTGCAGCTGGATGGACACACAGGA GATCTACGGGGGACTTACAAACTGCACCTACCAAGTGGCCCTGAGGATGGACTGCTTCTGGCCCAACCACATCGTGGACCACTTCTTCATGCaggtccaccggctctacttcCACGACTGCGCCCTGACCGGCCGCCTGCTCCACGACCCGCCGGTGGCCGTCCTCGCCCCGTTCATCGCCGTGCCGGTGCTCATCACCCTGGTCATGACGGCGCTGGTGGTGTGGAGGAGCAAGCGAACGGAGGGAGTGCTATAG